A stretch of Christensenellaceae bacterium DNA encodes these proteins:
- the pflD-1_1 gene encoding glycyl radical enzyme produces MKTECKDTYSVPVDRDAIFDVNSEGYARCQRLRNQVVNAKSYICMERARLITQSYKETEGLHPLMRRAKAFETILAGMSVYILPDELIVGHQAGKQRSAPLFPEFAVEWIDEEIETFEERPQDSFTPIKEEIEEYRRDIVPYWKGKTMYDRIQSYITDDIRLERYDANVFSLGLHEDGGLGHVLLDYGMLCREGLGGLIAKCERKLAELDMTKPDALDKRLWYESAISYCKSTIMFAHRYADKALEMAKEEKDEKRRSELEKIAQVCRRVPEFPAESFHEAMQSLWFCQVVQQINDNGVSYTLGRFDQYMYPYYAADIENGVLTKQQAQELLEAFWVKITEPIKVYREADARIHAGYPMGQNLVIGGIKRDGTDGTNDLSYRCLEAHTHMLLMQPNFSVRLHNGTPDEFMEKVAEAIRMGNGMPQILNDEVYIEAMQRLGVSLEDARDYAPVGCVENAPLDAWHRGNGGYYNVAKIAELALNDGTCNICHKQVGPHTGKPEDLKTFDDVKKAYEEQMAYTTTLSVRLNAIVDEVQAELMPIPLTSLLIGPTCLERGKDALRGGAKYNWTAPLGLGVANAGDSLYAVKKVVYDDKKYTIQELCDALNKNFEGAEPMRQYLFNRVEKYGNDEEEVDAMVHYAADVFFDSLEGYEGYHGGPFVGSFVPVAANVAFGYTTAATPDGRLAGTILADGVSPSNGVDKHGPTAALKSVCYGLDHMRCPNGVIFNQKFNPTVVAGEEGLKKFMSLIRSYIKMRGGHVQFNVVSADKLKEAQKMPDKYKSLVVRVAGYSAFFNELSKDVQDSIITRTENAAI; encoded by the coding sequence ATGAAAACAGAATGCAAGGATACTTATTCGGTCCCTGTAGACCGTGACGCTATCTTCGATGTGAACAGCGAGGGGTACGCGCGGTGCCAACGGTTGAGGAACCAGGTAGTGAACGCGAAATCCTATATTTGCATGGAGCGCGCGAGATTGATCACACAGTCGTATAAAGAAACGGAGGGCCTGCATCCGCTGATGCGCAGGGCCAAGGCGTTTGAAACAATATTGGCGGGAATGTCCGTTTATATCCTGCCGGACGAACTGATCGTCGGGCACCAGGCGGGCAAACAGCGCAGCGCGCCGTTGTTTCCGGAATTTGCCGTGGAATGGATCGACGAGGAGATCGAAACCTTTGAGGAACGGCCGCAGGATTCGTTTACGCCTATCAAGGAAGAGATCGAGGAATACAGGCGGGATATTGTTCCTTATTGGAAAGGAAAGACGATGTACGACAGGATACAATCGTATATCACGGACGACATCCGTCTGGAGCGGTATGACGCGAACGTATTTTCACTGGGGCTTCATGAGGACGGCGGACTCGGGCATGTGCTGCTCGATTATGGGATGCTGTGCCGCGAGGGATTGGGCGGACTGATCGCAAAATGCGAGCGGAAGCTTGCGGAGCTTGATATGACAAAGCCGGACGCGCTGGATAAGCGGCTATGGTATGAATCTGCCATCAGCTATTGTAAATCTACGATCATGTTCGCGCACCGTTACGCGGACAAGGCCCTGGAGATGGCGAAAGAAGAAAAGGACGAAAAACGCCGGTCGGAGCTGGAGAAAATCGCGCAGGTATGCCGCCGTGTTCCCGAATTTCCTGCAGAAAGCTTCCATGAGGCTATGCAATCGCTGTGGTTCTGCCAGGTGGTACAGCAGATCAACGACAACGGCGTTTCCTATACGCTGGGCCGTTTTGACCAGTATATGTATCCCTATTATGCTGCGGATATTGAAAACGGCGTTCTGACCAAACAGCAGGCGCAGGAATTGCTGGAAGCTTTTTGGGTCAAGATCACGGAGCCGATCAAGGTGTACCGTGAAGCGGACGCAAGGATTCACGCGGGTTATCCGATGGGGCAGAACCTTGTGATCGGCGGCATAAAACGCGACGGTACGGACGGCACGAACGATTTATCGTACCGCTGCTTAGAGGCGCACACGCATATGCTGCTGATGCAGCCAAACTTTTCCGTGCGCCTGCACAACGGCACGCCGGACGAATTTATGGAAAAAGTCGCAGAAGCGATCCGCATGGGCAACGGCATGCCGCAAATCTTAAACGACGAGGTATATATCGAAGCGATGCAGCGCCTGGGCGTATCCTTAGAAGACGCGCGCGATTACGCGCCGGTGGGATGTGTGGAGAACGCGCCGCTTGACGCATGGCACCGTGGGAACGGCGGTTATTATAATGTAGCCAAGATCGCGGAGCTTGCGTTAAACGACGGAACATGCAATATCTGCCACAAGCAGGTCGGCCCGCACACCGGAAAACCGGAAGACCTGAAAACCTTTGACGATGTGAAAAAGGCGTATGAGGAACAGATGGCCTATACGACGACCCTGTCCGTGCGCTTAAACGCCATCGTAGACGAGGTGCAGGCAGAGCTCATGCCCATACCGCTTACGTCTCTGCTCATCGGGCCGACATGCCTTGAGCGCGGCAAGGACGCGCTTAGAGGCGGGGCAAAATATAACTGGACCGCGCCGCTGGGCCTGGGCGTAGCGAACGCGGGCGATTCGCTTTACGCGGTGAAAAAGGTTGTGTACGACGACAAGAAATATACGATCCAGGAGCTGTGCGACGCGCTCAACAAAAACTTTGAGGGCGCAGAGCCGATGCGTCAATACCTGTTTAACAGGGTGGAAAAATACGGCAACGACGAAGAAGAAGTGGACGCGATGGTCCATTACGCGGCGGACGTATTCTTTGATTCCCTGGAGGGCTACGAGGGCTATCACGGCGGACCGTTTGTCGGCTCCTTTGTACCTGTAGCCGCGAACGTAGCCTTTGGTTACACGACGGCGGCAACGCCAGACGGCAGGCTTGCGGGAACCATCCTCGCGGACGGTGTTTCACCCTCCAACGGCGTGGATAAGCACGGACCGACGGCGGCCCTCAAATCCGTATGCTATGGCCTCGACCATATGCGCTGCCCCAACGGCGTTATCTTCAACCAAAAATTCAACCCGACTGTCGTCGCGGGTGAGGAGGGCCTGAAAAAGTTTATGAGCCTTATCCGCTCGTATATCAAAATGCGCGGCGGACATGTGCAGTTCAACGTCGTTTCGGCAGATAAGCTCAAAGAAGCGCAGAAGATGCCGGATAAATATAAGAGCCTTGTCGTTCGCGTGGCCGGATACAGCGCGTTCTTTAACGAGCTTTCGAAAGACGTGCAGGATTCGATTATCACGAGGACGGAAAACGCGGCTATCTAA
- the pflE gene encoding glycyl-radical enzyme activating protein: MEALIFNTQGYSIHDGGGIRTILFFKGCPLACAWCSNPESQKFEPEFEFNETDCMGCGLCVSECPTQVRKAPGINVSGCNGCYTCVDVCPTAALKLNGKKYTVEGALKLALKDKEFYNQSGGGVTFSGGEALCHAEFISELTDALHKENVNVALETCGALPWEKIEKAIGKIDTVLYDVKHMDSALHKKYTGMGNELILENARKIAAVKGGKMIIRIPLIGGVNADTENIRKTGEFAKEIGVREIHLLPYHRFGEPKYKKLGKQYGGDEFYTPTEEQQEALAAMLKDMGITVDIGG; encoded by the coding sequence ATGGAAGCTTTGATATTCAACACCCAGGGATACAGTATCCACGACGGCGGCGGAATCCGTACAATCCTGTTTTTTAAGGGCTGCCCGCTCGCGTGCGCGTGGTGCTCCAATCCGGAATCCCAGAAATTCGAACCGGAGTTTGAATTCAATGAAACAGACTGTATGGGATGCGGGTTATGCGTCAGCGAATGCCCGACGCAGGTAAGAAAGGCGCCGGGAATAAACGTATCCGGCTGCAACGGATGTTACACGTGCGTGGACGTGTGTCCCACGGCCGCCCTCAAGCTGAACGGGAAAAAATATACCGTGGAGGGCGCGCTCAAGCTCGCGCTTAAGGATAAGGAGTTTTACAACCAGTCCGGCGGCGGGGTAACGTTTTCCGGCGGCGAAGCGCTTTGCCACGCGGAATTTATCAGCGAGCTTACGGACGCCCTGCACAAGGAAAACGTGAACGTAGCACTTGAGACGTGCGGAGCCCTGCCGTGGGAAAAGATCGAAAAGGCCATCGGCAAGATCGATACCGTTTTATATGACGTCAAGCATATGGACAGCGCCCTGCATAAAAAGTATACCGGAATGGGAAACGAGCTGATCCTGGAAAACGCGCGTAAAATCGCGGCCGTAAAGGGCGGAAAGATGATTATCCGAATCCCGCTCATCGGCGGCGTAAATGCGGACACGGAAAATATCAGGAAAACGGGCGAGTTCGCAAAGGAAATCGGCGTCAGGGAAATACACCTGCTTCCATATCACCGGTTTGGGGAACCAAAATATAAAAAGCTTGGCAAACAATATGGGGGCGACGAGTTTTACACACCCACAGAGGAACAGCAAGAGGCGCTCGCCGCCATGCTCAAGGACATGGGGATCACTGTGGATATTGGAGGCTGA